TGGCTAGTGTCACGCTCTGCTAACGAAATGGCTCTCCTTTGCGTGGCAACCGTCCTCAAGGTCTAGTAATGAAAAACTCTCAGCCTCTACCATCAAGAAAGATTTTTACGATACCGATGTCTCATAAATCTAATCATTTGATGAATGGTCGCGCTTAGTGAACCATCGTTTACCAAAATGCCTGCCAACAAAGTGTGAATAATCCTCTATTTTTTTACGTTAAATGGCTCAAACATTTGGCAGGAAAAGCTTTTAAGGTGTTTATCACCCCCAGGTGGGGGACAATTGAATGGAAACACTATGATTTTATCAAAAAATCAAATCTGTTACCGTTCAGTTTTTGCTCCCCACTCACTGGAAAATTAGTTGATGACAACCTATAATATGCTTGTAAACAAGAAGAGAAAGTTTATATGTTGACCCCGGAGCAGGCTTTGAAATTTATCAGAGAATTAAACGAAGATGATTCTGCCAGTTTGAAACTGTGGATACTATCGCCAGAAGATACCGATATGGTATGACAAATAAAAGGCAATTTTTTGAAACACTAATAAATTTTAGTTTTAGTTTTATTTTGTGTTAAAAGGAATTGCGTTTGTAAATAGAGTGGATACAATACTTTCTATCACTTGATGAAAGAATATGTTTTTAGATGTTAATCTCGCTTACTAAAAGGTGTACAAAATTATGGATATTTTCAATACCAACCCATTGACATCAGAAGACTGGCAAAATATCTGTCGGCAAAACTTAGCAATACAAAAACAACTCACTACCAACCTCTTCAACAATCCCTACGGGATGACACCGGAACTCAGTGAAATTTATATCCCCGTATCGATTAAGGCAGAACACAGCTTTACTTGTACTACTGAAAAATGTTTCTTTGAGGAGGTATTTCAACAAGGGAAAAGCCAACTTACTCAAGGGAAGAGAATTGCGCTTATTGGCAAACGTGGTTCGGGGAAAACCACGCGGTTACAGAAGATAGCCGATTTTATTTTAGAGCAAAAATTAGGGTTGCCAATTTGGATCTCTTGGGCAGATTTAACTCAACCAACGATTACCCAATATATCGAAGAAGTTTGGATCAAACAAACAAGTCCAAGTCTCACAATTGACGAACTCACCCAACAGAAAGAACAAATTTGGCTATTGTTTGATGGGTGGGATGAAATGATATCAAGACTGGAAAGGCATCAAATCTCGGCACTTTTGGGGGAATGGATGCAAGCGGCGCGTGTGGTGGTGACTTGCCGACTGAATGTC
This DNA window, taken from Ancylothrix sp. D3o, encodes the following:
- a CDS encoding NACHT domain-containing NTPase is translated as MDIFNTNPLTSEDWQNICRQNLAIQKQLTTNLFNNPYGMTPELSEIYIPVSIKAEHSFTCTTEKCFFEEVFQQGKSQLTQGKRIALIGKRGSGKTTRLQKIADFILEQKLGLPIWISWADLTQPTITQYIEEVWIKQTSPSLTIDELTQQKEQIWLLFDGWDEMISRLERHQISALLGEWMQAARVVVTCRLNVWEGDKNAWLFST